A single region of the Kineosporiaceae bacterium SCSIO 59966 genome encodes:
- a CDS encoding antitoxin, translated as MSVLEKRLQLLLDTERYELVSAEAKRTGRSVASVIRQSIDEHFEDRAATIRRAEAAGHFLELTARAHPGPGQSWQEMKQELEEDLTSYVEHKASS; from the coding sequence ATGTCTGTGTTGGAGAAGCGCCTCCAGCTCTTGCTGGACACCGAGCGCTACGAACTGGTCTCCGCAGAGGCGAAGCGGACCGGGAGGAGCGTCGCCTCGGTGATCCGGCAGTCCATCGACGAGCACTTCGAGGACCGGGCGGCGACTATCCGCCGAGCCGAGGCGGCGGGGCACTTCCTCGAGCTGACGGCGCGGGCACATCCGGGCCCGGGCCAGTCGTGGCAGGAGATGAAGCAGGAGCTGGAGGAAGACCTGACCTCCTACGTCGAGCACAAGGCGTCGTCGTGA